The Thermodesulfovibrionia bacterium genome includes a region encoding these proteins:
- the atpB gene encoding F0F1 ATP synthase subunit A: MKELPLFFHISGIPGSVSYAWIATIILLVFAVAVRLSLKVVPTGVQNFAETLVEFLLDLAEASIGHMGRYFFPLIATLFLYILTCNFLGLIPGFEAPTSDLNMTASLAIPVFLATHFYGIKIHKLSYIKHFVGPMRSIVAFPLMVLMFFIEVIGHLARPLTLAVRLFGNMIAKHKIIMILVFLAPAIIPSAILGLGVLVSVIQAYVFVLLTVLYLAGAVEEAH, from the coding sequence ATGAAAGAACTCCCTTTATTTTTTCATATCAGCGGAATACCGGGTTCAGTATCATATGCCTGGATTGCTACAATAATTCTTCTTGTCTTTGCGGTTGCTGTAAGGCTATCACTAAAAGTGGTACCTACCGGCGTGCAGAATTTTGCTGAAACCTTAGTCGAATTTCTGCTTGACCTGGCTGAGGCATCTATCGGCCATATGGGCCGTTACTTTTTCCCGCTTATCGCAACACTCTTCCTTTATATACTTACATGTAATTTTCTTGGGCTTATCCCTGGCTTTGAGGCTCCTACCAGTGATCTTAATATGACGGCATCTCTTGCCATACCTGTTTTTCTGGCTACGCATTTTTACGGGATCAAGATACACAAGCTCAGCTATATAAAACATTTTGTTGGTCCCATGAGGTCGATCGTTGCATTTCCTCTGATGGTGCTGATGTTCTTTATAGAGGTGATAGGACATCTTGCCAGGCCGTTGACATTAGCGGTCAGGCTCTTCGGGAATATGATCGCGAAACACAAGATAATCATGATATTGGTTTTTTTGGCTCCGGCAATCATCCCCTCGGCAATATTGGGGCTTGGAGTTCTCGTATCTGTAATTCAGGCTTATGTTTTTGTGCTGCTTACTGTTCTGTATCTGGCTGGTGCGGTTGAGGAAGCGCATTAA
- the atpE gene encoding ATP synthase F0 subunit C codes for MAVLGCGIAIGLAAFGTGIGQGIGLSKAAEGVARNPGASGKVTTTLIIGLAMIESLCIYALVVVLIVLFANPFGI; via the coding sequence ATGGCGGTTCTCGGCTGCGGTATTGCTATCGGCCTTGCTGCTTTTGGTACAGGCATCGGCCAGGGTATCGGCCTTAGCAAAGCGGCTGAAGGTGTTGCAAGGAACCCGGGGGCTTCAGGTAAGGTAACAACAACCCTTATCATCGGTCTTGCAATGATCGAGTCTCTCTGTATTTACGCGCTTGTTGTCGTACTTATCGTTCTCTTTGCAAATCCGTTCGGCATATAG